In one Pseudomonas sp. R84 genomic region, the following are encoded:
- the ahcY gene encoding adenosylhomocysteinase yields MSAVITPADFNDYKVADMSLAAWGRRETIIAESEMPALMGLRRKYSGEQPLKGAKILGCIHMTIQTAVLIETLVALGAEVRWSSCNIFSTQDQAAAAIAAAGIPVFAWKGETEEEYEWCLEQTILKDGAPWDANMILDDGGDLTQLLHDKYPQVLDRVHGVTEETTTGVHRLLDMLAKGELKIPAINVNDSVTKSKNDNKYGCRHSLNDAIKRGTDHLLSGKQALVIGYGDVGKGSAQSLRQEGMIVKVSEVDPICAMQACMDGFELVSPFIDGINDGSEASIDKALLGKIDLIVTTTGNVNVCDANMLKALKKRAVVCNIGHFDNEIDTAFMRKNWAWEEVKPQVHKIHRTGPGAFDAQNDDYLILLAEGRLVNLGNATGHPSRIMDGSFANQVLAQIFLFGQKYADLSPAQKAERLTVEVLPKKLDEEVALEMVRGFGGVVTQLTKQQADYIGVTVEGPFKPHAYRY; encoded by the coding sequence ATGAGCGCTGTTATCACGCCTGCAGATTTTAACGATTACAAAGTTGCCGACATGTCCCTGGCTGCCTGGGGCCGTCGCGAAACCATCATCGCCGAATCGGAAATGCCGGCTCTGATGGGTCTGCGTCGCAAGTACTCCGGCGAACAGCCGTTGAAAGGCGCCAAGATCCTCGGCTGCATCCACATGACCATTCAGACTGCCGTGCTGATCGAAACCCTGGTTGCCCTGGGTGCCGAAGTGCGCTGGTCGTCGTGCAACATTTTCTCGACTCAGGATCAGGCTGCTGCCGCTATCGCTGCTGCCGGCATCCCGGTTTTCGCCTGGAAAGGCGAAACTGAAGAAGAGTATGAGTGGTGCCTGGAACAAACCATCCTGAAGGATGGCGCGCCATGGGACGCCAACATGATCCTCGACGACGGCGGCGACCTGACTCAGCTGCTGCACGACAAGTACCCACAAGTACTGGATCGCGTTCACGGCGTGACCGAAGAAACCACCACCGGCGTACACCGTCTGCTGGACATGCTGGCCAAGGGCGAGCTGAAAATCCCGGCCATCAACGTCAACGACTCGGTGACCAAGTCCAAGAACGACAACAAGTACGGCTGCCGTCACAGCCTGAACGATGCGATCAAGCGCGGTACCGACCACCTGCTGTCCGGCAAGCAAGCGCTGGTCATCGGTTACGGTGACGTGGGCAAGGGCTCGGCTCAGTCCCTGCGTCAGGAAGGCATGATCGTTAAGGTTTCCGAAGTTGACCCGATCTGCGCCATGCAAGCGTGCATGGACGGTTTCGAACTGGTTTCGCCGTTCATCGACGGTATCAACGACGGTTCCGAAGCGAGCATCGACAAAGCGCTGCTGGGCAAGATCGACCTGATCGTGACCACCACCGGTAACGTCAATGTTTGCGACGCGAACATGCTCAAAGCCCTGAAGAAGCGCGCTGTGGTCTGCAACATCGGTCACTTCGACAACGAAATCGACACCGCTTTCATGCGCAAGAACTGGGCATGGGAAGAAGTGAAGCCACAGGTACACAAGATCCACCGTACCGGCCCGGGCGCTTTCGACGCGCAGAACGACGACTACCTGATCCTGCTGGCCGAAGGCCGTCTGGTCAACCTGGGTAACGCCACTGGTCACCCAAGCCGCATCATGGACGGTTCGTTCGCCAACCAGGTGCTGGCGCAGATCTTCCTGTTCGGTCAGAAGTACGCCGACCTGTCGCCAGCCCAGAAAGCCGAGCGTCTGACCGTTGAAGTACTGCCGAAGAAACTCGACGAAGAAGTGGCCCTGGAAATGGTTCGCGGCTTCGGCGGCGTGGTCACGCAACTGACCAAGCAACAGGCTGACTACATCGGCGTGACCGTCGAAGGCCCGTTCAAGCCGCACGCTTACCGCTACTAA
- the metF gene encoding methylenetetrahydrofolate reductase [NAD(P)H] — protein MSQDRRYSFEFFPTKTDAGHEKLLATARQLATYNPDFFSCTYGAGGSTRDRTLNTVLQLESEVKIPAAPHLSCVGDSKDDLRGLLNEYKAAGIKRIVALRGDLPSGMGMTSGELRHANELVEFIREETGDHFHIEVAAYPEMHPQARNYEDDLANFVRKARAGADSAITQYFFNADSYFYFVERLQAQGVDLPIVPGIMPITNYSKLARFSDACGAEIPRWIRKQLEAYGDDTQSIQRFGEQVVSEMCERLLQGGAPGLHFYSMNQAEPSLAIWNNLKLPR, from the coding sequence ATGTCCCAAGACCGTCGCTACAGCTTCGAGTTCTTCCCGACCAAGACCGATGCTGGGCATGAAAAACTGCTCGCCACTGCCCGTCAGCTGGCCACTTACAACCCTGATTTCTTTTCCTGCACCTATGGCGCTGGTGGTTCGACCCGTGATCGCACCCTCAACACCGTTCTGCAACTGGAAAGCGAAGTCAAAATCCCGGCCGCACCGCACCTGTCGTGCGTCGGCGACAGCAAGGACGACCTGCGCGGCCTGCTGAACGAGTACAAGGCTGCCGGCATCAAGCGCATCGTCGCCCTGCGTGGCGACCTGCCGTCCGGCATGGGCATGACCAGCGGTGAGCTGCGTCACGCCAATGAACTGGTGGAATTCATTCGTGAAGAAACCGGTGACCATTTTCACATCGAAGTGGCTGCTTACCCGGAGATGCATCCGCAAGCACGCAACTACGAAGACGATCTGGCCAACTTCGTGCGCAAGGCTCGCGCTGGCGCCGACAGCGCGATCACCCAGTACTTCTTCAACGCCGACAGCTACTTCTACTTTGTCGAGCGTTTGCAGGCGCAGGGTGTGGATTTGCCGATCGTGCCGGGGATCATGCCGATCACCAACTACAGCAAACTCGCGCGTTTCTCCGATGCCTGCGGTGCGGAAATCCCGCGCTGGATCCGCAAGCAACTGGAAGCCTACGGCGATGACACTCAGAGCATTCAGCGCTTTGGTGAACAAGTCGTCAGCGAGATGTGCGAACGCCTGTTGCAGGGCGGCGCACCGGGGCTGCATTTCTATTCCATGAACCAGGCTGAGCCTAGTCTGGCGATCTGGAATAATCTGAAGTTGCCGCGTTGA
- a CDS encoding transporter substrate-binding domain-containing protein has product MPLITQLFAVLVFACLSFAARGEKLRIVTEPWAPYVYEEGGKNLGLDYETTAIVFKRLGIEVEWQFLPWKRCLSMLETGQADGALDIFHSEERDATLLYPSEPLSDVEFVMFYANDRPHPFSKLEELKGLTIGTSPGYLYSPDFRESTLFTREPAPTHEANFGKLVRGRIDLLITDRRVGQHLLDELNIRDQITENPTVISRQSQFLAVRRNAGMDLLVQRFGAELKRFKREPAYAELSARYGAAPTSSPSMNSATANSKTVEQQESGAQ; this is encoded by the coding sequence ATGCCTTTGATCACGCAGTTATTCGCCGTGCTGGTTTTTGCTTGCCTGAGCTTCGCCGCTCGAGGCGAGAAGCTGCGTATTGTCACCGAGCCATGGGCGCCTTACGTCTACGAAGAGGGCGGCAAGAACCTCGGGCTGGACTACGAAACCACGGCTATCGTCTTCAAACGTCTGGGCATTGAAGTCGAATGGCAATTCCTGCCGTGGAAGCGTTGCCTGTCGATGCTTGAGACCGGTCAGGCCGACGGCGCGCTGGATATCTTTCACAGCGAAGAGCGCGACGCCACCCTGCTCTACCCAAGTGAACCGCTGTCGGACGTCGAGTTCGTGATGTTCTACGCCAACGACCGGCCGCACCCGTTCAGCAAACTCGAAGAACTCAAAGGCCTGACCATCGGCACTTCGCCCGGCTATCTTTATAGCCCCGACTTCCGCGAATCGACTTTATTTACACGCGAACCCGCACCGACCCACGAAGCCAACTTCGGTAAATTGGTGCGCGGTCGAATCGACTTGCTGATCACAGATCGCCGCGTTGGCCAGCATTTGCTCGATGAGCTGAACATTCGCGATCAGATCACTGAGAACCCCACAGTTATTAGCCGTCAGAGCCAGTTTCTCGCAGTTCGGCGCAATGCCGGCATGGATTTATTGGTGCAGCGGTTTGGCGCCGAGCTCAAGCGCTTCAAGCGCGAACCGGCCTATGCGGAGCTGAGCGCACGCTACGGCGCCGCCCCCACCAGCAGCCCTTCAATGAATTCAGCCACCGCCAACAGCAAAACCGTTGAGCAGCAGGAAAGCGGCGCGCAGTGA